One stretch of Candidatus Eisenbacteria bacterium DNA includes these proteins:
- a CDS encoding class I SAM-dependent methyltransferase produces MSGLPSPEAIFETRTLDVCLACGGTRLIRLPLRYEYRGVSFPMAECASCGMRFLAVQPVGESLASLYAEPYFEADFRCGRSDARSFDETAFVEENRGLLEAFETLRPPGRLLEVGCASGWLLKHAVARGWNSRGVEPSAPAAAFARSLGLEVFQGDLISASLPSESADLVYMGDVLEHVPDCRATLTEVARILAPSGWLYLRGPITTHSLARSLALRLYGLAGRVIVLREPPYHLWEFRPRPLARLMASAGLETVRLRQTKIPPGRAYGRKSALQATVMSMVDVVNLPVTRVFNARGDRLTLVARKPLAASPA; encoded by the coding sequence GTGAGCGGCCTGCCTTCGCCCGAAGCCATTTTCGAGACCCGAACCCTCGACGTCTGTCTGGCCTGCGGCGGCACGCGCCTCATCCGCCTGCCTCTCCGCTACGAGTATCGCGGCGTTTCCTTTCCCATGGCCGAGTGCGCGAGCTGTGGCATGCGCTTCCTCGCCGTGCAGCCCGTCGGTGAATCGCTGGCTTCGCTCTACGCCGAGCCTTACTTCGAAGCCGATTTTCGCTGCGGGCGGAGCGACGCCCGCTCGTTCGACGAGACGGCCTTCGTCGAGGAGAACCGCGGCCTGCTCGAGGCCTTCGAGACGCTGCGCCCGCCGGGACGGTTGCTGGAGGTGGGATGCGCCTCGGGATGGCTGCTCAAGCATGCCGTGGCACGAGGCTGGAACTCGCGCGGGGTGGAGCCTTCGGCGCCCGCCGCGGCGTTCGCACGCTCGCTCGGTCTCGAAGTCTTCCAGGGCGACTTGATCTCGGCGTCGCTGCCTTCCGAGAGCGCCGATCTGGTGTACATGGGAGACGTGCTCGAGCACGTGCCCGACTGTCGAGCCACGTTGACCGAGGTGGCGAGGATCCTAGCCCCTTCAGGCTGGCTCTATCTCCGCGGCCCGATCACGACGCACTCGCTGGCGCGATCGCTCGCCCTCAGGCTCTACGGACTCGCCGGCCGCGTCATCGTCCTGCGCGAGCCGCCTTACCACTTGTGGGAGTTCAGGCCACGGCCGCTCGCTCGGCTCATGGCCAGCGCGGGACTCGAGACGGTGCGCCTCCGCCAGACCAAGATCCCGCCAGGCCGCGCCTACGGACGCAAGAGCGCCCTTCAGGCAACGGTGATGAGCATGGTCGACGTGGTCAATCTGCCGGTCACCCGGGTCTTCAATGCCCGCGGGGACCGTCTCACCTTGGTGGCGCGCAAGCCATTAGCGGCTTCCCCCGCCTAG
- a CDS encoding cysteine desulfurase family protein, which translates to MIYLDHNASTPVRAEVAEAIQACLTDLHGNASSLHREGQRARAAVEKARDQVAALVHARGSEVVFVSGGTEGDHLALVGGAWALASRGRRVAISAIEHHAIHGAGEVLQEHGFAVEHLPVDANGVLDRSALDRLPADTALVALMLANNETGALQPVAEAAAWAHRRGARLVCDAVQACGKVSVDAEALDVDYLVISGHKIGGVKGAGALVVRRGAPLSPLFRGSGHEGGRRGGTENVPGIVGLGVAAELAARDLEQESTRLSGLRDRLEAAILAADRNAVFHSRGAARLPNTVNASFPGARSDSLLMALDAKGVAVSAGAACASGAVEPSPVLNAMGVPRELAVCAIRFSLGRTTTAGEIDQVSAVLPEALRAARAATPVIA; encoded by the coding sequence GTGATCTATCTGGACCACAACGCATCCACGCCCGTACGGGCCGAGGTGGCCGAGGCCATTCAGGCCTGCCTCACGGATCTGCACGGCAACGCCTCCAGCCTCCATCGCGAGGGTCAGCGCGCGCGCGCCGCGGTCGAGAAGGCCCGTGACCAGGTGGCTGCGCTGGTGCACGCGCGAGGCTCCGAGGTGGTGTTCGTGAGCGGCGGCACCGAGGGCGATCACCTGGCGCTGGTCGGCGGCGCGTGGGCCCTCGCATCTCGAGGTCGCCGCGTGGCGATCTCGGCCATCGAGCACCACGCCATCCACGGCGCCGGGGAGGTGCTCCAGGAGCACGGCTTCGCGGTCGAGCACCTGCCGGTCGACGCCAACGGCGTGCTGGACCGATCCGCGCTGGATCGACTGCCGGCGGACACCGCGCTGGTCGCCCTCATGCTCGCCAACAACGAGACCGGCGCGTTGCAGCCGGTGGCCGAGGCGGCGGCCTGGGCGCATCGCCGTGGCGCGCGGCTGGTCTGCGACGCGGTGCAGGCGTGCGGCAAGGTGTCCGTCGACGCCGAGGCGCTCGACGTCGACTATCTGGTGATCTCGGGGCACAAGATCGGCGGGGTGAAGGGCGCGGGCGCCCTGGTGGTGCGGCGCGGGGCGCCGCTCTCGCCGCTCTTCCGTGGCAGCGGGCACGAGGGAGGCCGGCGCGGCGGCACCGAGAACGTGCCCGGCATCGTGGGTCTCGGCGTGGCGGCGGAGCTGGCGGCACGCGATCTCGAGCAGGAGTCCACGCGACTCTCGGGTCTTCGCGATCGCCTCGAGGCGGCCATCCTCGCCGCCGACCGGAACGCGGTGTTCCACTCTCGCGGCGCCGCACGGCTGCCCAACACGGTCAATGCGTCGTTCCCCGGTGCGCGCAGCGACTCGCTCCTCATGGCGCTCGATGCCAAAGGCGTCGCGGTCTCCGCGGGGGCCGCCTGCGCGAGCGGCGCGGTCGAACCCTCACCGGTGCTGAATGCGATGGGCGTCCCCCGCGAGCTGGCGGTGTGCGCGATCCGCTTCTCGCTGGGGCGCACCACGACCGCCGGCGAGATCGACCAGGTGTCGGCCGTCCTGCCCGAGGCGCTGCGCGCGGCGCGCGCCGCAACCCCGGTGATCGCGTGA
- the mnmA gene encoding tRNA 2-thiouridine(34) synthase MnmA produces the protein MSPARKVLAAMSGGVDSAVAAALLAEQGHTITGVTLKLWCYGTSPVSPRACCTLDAIDDARAVARRMGFPHYVVDAEEVFRARVLQPFLDAYAAGRTPYPCALCNQHLKFGDLVSRMELIGADALATGHYARAERMPDGAVALRRAVDPAKDQSYALALVPRAALERALFPLGELTKEEVRAHAERLQLSVWDKPESQDLCFVPDGDYAGFMVDKLGERRGTEPGPIEDASGHRLGMHRGIIHYTVGQRRGLGIAAAEPLYVLAIEPARDAVVVGPRDALESPGLVTEPMNWLLGAPPTSAIRVAAKIRYHHPPAEAEAHPGEGGRVEVRFTHPQSAITPGQTCVLYDGDRVIGGAAIAHALSAWPGDSRRDPAPIAS, from the coding sequence GTGAGCCCGGCTCGCAAGGTCCTCGCCGCGATGAGCGGCGGCGTCGATTCCGCGGTGGCCGCCGCCCTGCTCGCCGAGCAGGGTCACACGATCACGGGGGTGACGCTCAAGCTGTGGTGCTACGGCACCTCGCCGGTGAGCCCGCGCGCCTGCTGCACGCTGGACGCGATCGACGATGCGCGGGCCGTGGCGCGGCGCATGGGGTTCCCGCATTACGTCGTGGACGCCGAGGAGGTGTTCCGCGCTCGCGTGCTCCAGCCTTTCCTCGATGCGTACGCCGCGGGGCGCACGCCCTATCCCTGCGCGCTGTGCAACCAGCACCTCAAGTTTGGCGATCTGGTTTCGCGCATGGAGCTGATCGGCGCCGATGCGCTCGCGACCGGTCACTACGCGCGGGCCGAGCGCATGCCGGACGGGGCGGTGGCGCTGCGGCGTGCGGTGGACCCCGCCAAGGATCAGTCCTACGCGCTCGCGCTGGTGCCGCGCGCGGCGCTCGAGCGCGCGCTGTTCCCGCTCGGTGAGCTGACCAAGGAGGAGGTCCGGGCTCACGCCGAGCGGCTCCAGCTCTCCGTGTGGGACAAGCCGGAGAGTCAGGATCTGTGCTTCGTCCCGGACGGCGATTACGCGGGCTTCATGGTCGACAAGCTCGGCGAGCGGCGGGGCACGGAGCCGGGCCCGATCGAGGACGCGAGCGGGCATCGGCTGGGCATGCACCGCGGCATCATCCACTACACGGTCGGACAGCGCCGCGGTCTCGGCATCGCGGCGGCGGAGCCGCTCTACGTGCTCGCCATCGAGCCGGCGCGCGATGCGGTCGTGGTGGGACCGCGCGATGCGCTCGAGAGTCCCGGGCTCGTCACCGAGCCGATGAACTGGCTGTTGGGAGCACCGCCGACCTCCGCGATTCGAGTCGCGGCGAAGATTCGCTATCACCATCCGCCCGCCGAGGCCGAGGCACACCCGGGTGAAGGGGGACGCGTGGAGGTGCGTTTCACGCATCCCCAGTCGGCCATCACGCCGGGGCAGACCTGCGTCCTCTACGACGGTGACCGGGTGATCGGCGGCGCCGCGATCGCTCACGCGCTGAGTGCTTGGCCGGGCGACTCGCGGCGGGACCCGGCTCCGATCGCTTCGTGA